In Candidatus Planktophila sp., the following are encoded in one genomic region:
- a CDS encoding S8 family peptidase, with protein MRKLFGFTLFTLSIALLPLNANQSFAAPEFDTYIVILNPGTDRVAVASEFSRAGWRIEHEYTNVFSGFAINLPAQAAAGLARNPKVLSIERDIEVTTFETQSGATWGLDRIDQRALPLSSDFIYSATGTGVRAYIVDTGVRATHTEFIGRMATGFSAFRDKRGTDDCNGHGTHVAGTVAGTTYGVAKTATIVPVRVLNCRGSGTTSGVIAGLDWVAQDHTTGPAVVNMSLGGGASATLDAAVLGVVNDGVSVVVAAGNSNADACASSPARVPQAVTVGATVSTDGRASYSNFGVCLDLFAPGSAITSAWKTADTATNTISGTSMASPHVAGVAAVLLSRTPSLTPIQVAAALTSSATSGVVTSAGTGSPNLLLYSDPLGG; from the coding sequence ATGCGTAAACTTTTTGGATTTACTTTATTCACACTTTCGATCGCCCTATTACCTCTGAACGCAAATCAATCATTTGCCGCTCCAGAGTTTGACACCTACATCGTCATACTTAATCCAGGTACTGATCGTGTCGCTGTGGCAAGTGAATTCAGTAGAGCCGGATGGCGCATTGAACACGAATACACCAACGTATTCTCAGGCTTTGCAATCAACCTTCCTGCACAAGCTGCTGCTGGTCTGGCGCGAAACCCAAAGGTTTTATCCATTGAACGCGATATAGAGGTCACCACGTTTGAAACTCAATCGGGAGCGACATGGGGGCTAGATCGAATTGATCAACGGGCACTTCCTCTCTCCAGCGATTTCATTTATTCGGCAACCGGTACAGGTGTTCGGGCCTACATTGTTGATACAGGGGTGCGTGCAACTCACACCGAATTCATTGGTCGCATGGCTACTGGTTTTAGTGCCTTTAGGGATAAACGTGGAACCGATGATTGCAATGGCCATGGCACGCATGTCGCCGGGACTGTTGCCGGCACCACTTATGGCGTGGCTAAGACAGCGACGATTGTTCCCGTACGCGTCCTGAATTGTCGTGGATCAGGGACTACTTCTGGTGTCATAGCCGGACTTGATTGGGTGGCGCAAGATCACACTACTGGGCCGGCCGTGGTTAATATGAGTCTTGGTGGTGGAGCAAGTGCAACTCTGGATGCAGCAGTTTTGGGTGTGGTCAACGATGGCGTGAGCGTTGTTGTTGCGGCGGGTAACTCAAATGCAGATGCTTGTGCCTCATCACCGGCGCGTGTTCCGCAAGCAGTTACGGTTGGTGCGACAGTCAGTACAGATGGCCGGGCGTCATATTCAAACTTCGGTGTATGTCTAGACCTCTTTGCTCCAGGGTCGGCGATTACTTCTGCTTGGAAAACCGCCGATACAGCGACAAATACGATTTCGGGAACCTCAATGGCATCGCCACATGTGGCAGGGGTTGCGGCAGTTTTGCTATCGAGAACGCCGTCGTTAACACCAATCCAAGTTGCTGCTGCGCTCACATCTTCAGCAACCAGCGGCGTTGTTACTTCTGCCGGAACAGGCTCCCCTAATCTTCTGCTTTACTCTGATCCATTGGGTGGATGA